In a genomic window of Gossypium arboreum isolate Shixiya-1 chromosome 9, ASM2569848v2, whole genome shotgun sequence:
- the LOC108457834 gene encoding protein CHUP1, chloroplastic-like: protein MVAGKVKLAMGLTKSPSNPNPKASSKSSLPSPSPSSATKNTSSQKAVTSRSSFGVYFPRSSAQVQPRPPDVAELLRLVEELRERESRLKTEVLELKLLKETAAIVPKLENEIVLKNEELERALKEVENLRKENGRLKIMVEEMRGKVEEEKEGKDRKVREMEEEMKKTAPFRGECVENLRKENEKLKMVVEEMRGKVEGEKEMKRTASFRGENDDNFSSSQRYQGLIEVSVKSNLIKNLKRNHSKCTDTKVESSEFKREELEVETDRPSHSEELLESNGRSRVPRVPKPPPRPSLSSSTSCTEKQIPPPPPPPAVKQVAPPPPPHSLLKAIAPPPPPPPQKGMKTVAAKVRRVPEVVEFYHSIMRRDSKRDAGGCNVPEALPATANARDMIGEIENRSAYLLAIKTDVETQGDFIRFLIKEVVNVSFTDIEDVVPFVKWLDDELSYLVDERAVLKHFEWPEQKADALREAAFGYCDLKKLESEAASFRDDARQPCGSALKKMQALLEKLELGVYNLSRMRESATKRYKGFGIPTYWMLETGIVSQIKLASVKLAMKYMRRVSAELEAVGGGPEEEELIVRGVRFAFRVHQFAGGFDVETMRAFQELRDKARSCHVQCQNPHQKLICRSTPC from the exons ATGGTGGCTGGTAAGGTAAAATTAGCAATGGGTTTAACAAAATCACCTTCAAACCCAAACCCAAAAGCTTCCTCTAAATCGTCATTGCCGTCTCCATCTCCAAGTTCGGCTACTAAAAACACCAGTTCCCAAAAAGCTGTTACTTCACGTTCTTCATTTGGAGTTTATTTCCCACGCTCGTCGGCTCAGGTACAGCCTCGGCCACCGGATGTGGCGGAGCTCCTACGGTTGGTCGAAGAGTTGAGGGAACGTGAGTCTAGGTTGAAAACGGAGGTTTTGGAACTCAAGCTTTTGAAAGAAACGGCAGCCATTGTTCCGAAGCTTGAAAACGAGATcgttttgaaaaatgaagaacTGGAACGAGCTTTGAAAGAGGTTGAGAATCTGAGGAAGGAAAATGGGAGGTTGAAAATCATGGTGGAGGAAATGAGAGGCAAAGTTgaagaagaaaaggaaggaaAGGATAGGAAAGTGAGGGAAATGGAGGAAGAGATGAAGAAAACGGCGCCGTTTAGAGGCGAATGCGTTGAGAACTTGAGGAAGGAAAATGAGAAGTTGAAAATGGTGGTGGAGGAAATGAGAGGAAAAGTTGAAGGAGAGAAGGAGATGAAGAGAACGGCGTCGTTTAGAGGTGAAAACGACGACAATTTCTCTTCTTCGCAGCGGTATCAAGGGTTAATTGAAGTCAGTGTGAAATCAAATCTGATTAAGAATTTGAAGAGAAATCACAGTAAATGTACGGACACTAAAGTTGAGAGCTCGGAGTTTAAAAGAGAGGAACTCGAAGTCGAAACCGACAGACCGAGTCACTCGGAGGAACTCCTTGAGTCGAACGGCAGATCTCGTGTCCCTAGGGTTCCAAAGCCACCGCCGAGGCCTTCGTTATCTTCGTCAACTTCATGTACAGAGAAGCAAATCCCTCCTCCTCCTCCGCCGCCGGCAGTGAAGCAAGTTGCACCGCCTCCTCCACCACATTCGTTACTCAAAGCTATAGCTCCGCCACCACCTCCGCCGCCTCAGAAGGGGATGAAGACGGTTGCGGCGAAAGTGAGGAGAGTTCCGGAGGTTGTGGAGTTTTATCACTCGATTATGCGGAGGGATTCAAAGAGAGATGCCGGCGGGTGTAACGTGCCGGAAGCTTTACCGGCAACGGCGAATGCGAGGGATATGATTGGGGAGATCGAGAATCGGTCAGCTTATTTGCTAGCG ATAAAAACAGATGTAGAAACACAAGGAGATTTCATAAGGTTTTTGATAAAAGAAGTTGTGAATGTTTCGTTTACCGATATCGAAGATGTTGTCCCTTTTGTTAAATGGCTAGACGATGAGCTCTCCTACTTG GTCGACGAAAGAGCCGTGCTAAAACATTTCGAATGGCCGGAGCAGAAGGCTGATGCCTTACGCGAGGCAGCATTCGGCTACTGTGATCTCAAGAAACTAGAATCCGAGGCCGCATCATTTAGGGATGACGCTAGGCAACCTTGCGGTTCGGCTCTTAAGAAGATGCAGGCTCTGCTTGAAAA GCTCGAGCTCGGTGTTTACAACCTCTCTCGGATGAGAGAATCCGCAACCAAGAGATACAAAGGTTTCGGGATTCCTACGTATTGGATGCTTGAAACCGGAATTGTGAGCCAG ATCAAGCTAGCGTCAGTGAAACTAGCAATGAAGTACATGAGAAGAGTATCTGCTGAGCTCGAAGCTGTCGGGGGTGGACCCGAAGAAGAAGAGCTGATTGTTCGAGGCGTTAGATTCGCGTTCCGTGTACATCAG TTTGCCGGAGGATTTGACGTCGAAACGATGAGAGCTTTCCAGGAGTTGAGAGACAAAGCGAGATCGTGCCATGTACAATGCCAAAACCCACACCAGAAATTGATTTGCAGGTCAACACCATGTTAA